A single genomic interval of Mycolicibacterium sp. MU0053 harbors:
- a CDS encoding NDMA-dependent alcohol dehydrogenase yields the protein MKTKAAVLTEFGKPWSIEEVDVDPPAAGEVLVAWEASGLCHSDEHLRLGDFGGPVPEVAMIGGHEGAGRVLEVGPGVRELKEGDHVVASFLPACGRCRFCATGHSNLCDLGAYLMTGTQPDGTFRRRWNGKNVGAMAFVGSFSQYGSVPEASVVKIDDDIPLSSACLLGCGITTGWGSAVNSAKVGPGDTVVVLGCGGIGTGAIQGARLAGAEHIVVVEPVESKRDKAIEFGATHFVTSAPEATALVAELTRGVMADSAILTVGVLKGTMIEEALNMVRKGGAVVMTAIAPITDQAVTMSMCVATLFQKRVLGSLYGEANPRADIPRLLRLYRSGQLLLDEAITARYKLEDVTTGYDDMLAGRNIRGVMIHEH from the coding sequence GTGAAGACCAAAGCCGCAGTTCTGACGGAGTTCGGTAAGCCCTGGAGCATCGAGGAGGTCGACGTCGACCCGCCCGCTGCGGGCGAAGTCCTGGTGGCCTGGGAGGCCAGCGGACTGTGCCATTCGGACGAGCACCTGCGCCTCGGAGATTTCGGCGGGCCGGTACCCGAGGTCGCGATGATCGGCGGCCACGAGGGGGCGGGCCGTGTCCTCGAGGTCGGTCCTGGTGTGCGCGAGCTGAAGGAGGGCGACCACGTGGTGGCGTCTTTCCTGCCGGCGTGTGGCCGGTGCCGATTCTGTGCGACCGGACATTCCAACCTGTGCGATCTGGGCGCCTATCTCATGACGGGGACTCAGCCGGACGGTACCTTCCGTCGCCGCTGGAACGGTAAGAACGTCGGGGCCATGGCCTTCGTCGGAAGCTTCTCGCAGTACGGGTCGGTGCCGGAGGCGTCGGTGGTCAAGATCGATGATGACATCCCGCTGTCGAGCGCGTGTCTGCTCGGGTGTGGCATCACCACTGGGTGGGGGTCGGCAGTCAACAGCGCCAAGGTCGGGCCAGGTGACACCGTCGTCGTCCTGGGGTGCGGCGGTATCGGCACCGGGGCAATCCAGGGTGCCCGGCTGGCCGGAGCTGAACACATCGTGGTGGTCGAACCCGTCGAGTCCAAGCGGGACAAGGCCATCGAATTCGGGGCCACGCACTTCGTCACCTCTGCGCCGGAGGCCACCGCCCTGGTCGCCGAACTCACCCGTGGTGTGATGGCGGACTCCGCGATCCTGACGGTGGGCGTGCTCAAGGGGACAATGATCGAAGAGGCGCTCAACATGGTTCGCAAGGGTGGCGCCGTCGTCATGACCGCGATCGCCCCGATAACCGACCAAGCGGTCACCATGTCGATGTGTGTGGCCACGCTGTTTCAGAAGCGCGTGCTCGGCAGCCTCTACGGAGAGGCCAACCCGCGCGCCGACATCCCGCGGCTGCTGCGGCTCTACCGCAGCGGCCAGCTGTTGCTGGATGAGGCGATCACCGCGCGGTACAAGCTCGAGGACGTCACCACCGGCTACGACGACATGCTCGCCGGTCGCAACATCCGTGGCGTGATGATCCACGAGCACTGA
- a CDS encoding acyl-CoA synthetase encodes MFPGTHAGSAPERPAVIMANSGQVLTYGQLEDHSARLAAALHAAGLRKGDVIALLTDNTAEAFEVYWAALRSGLYITAINWHLAPEEAAYIVSDSGARAVICSSGVGDLAEQVAKLVTGVQHWYAFGGVVDGYGDYAELLQSVGETRLSDRPRGSEMLYSSGTTGRPKGIKPHLIPGQIDEDGDPLVGLLQHAFGLTDNDVYLSPAPIYHTAPLKWCGAVQALGGTVVLMERFDAEQTLAAIAKYRVTATQMVPTMFVRMLQLPAEVRERYDVSSLRLAVHAAAPCPPEVKDVMIDWWGPVLVEYYGATEQHGTTIITTDEWRTKRGSVGKAAMGTLHICDDDGVELPPGQVGTIYFEREVAPFVYHNDSEKTAQSRHHEHDNWCTVGDLGYVDQDGYLFLTDRKAFMIISGGVNIYPQEIENVLTLHPKVFDVAVIGIPDAEMGEQVKAVVQLRDGERPSEDLAAEIIAYVRERIAHYKAPRSVDFVEELPRLATGKLAKRVLINQYVEAQP; translated from the coding sequence ATGTTTCCGGGAACGCATGCAGGATCGGCGCCAGAGCGGCCGGCGGTGATCATGGCGAACTCTGGCCAGGTGTTGACGTACGGACAGCTGGAGGACCACTCGGCACGGTTGGCCGCGGCGCTGCACGCGGCCGGATTGCGCAAAGGCGATGTGATCGCGCTGCTGACCGACAACACCGCGGAGGCCTTTGAAGTCTATTGGGCCGCACTTCGTTCGGGCCTCTACATCACCGCGATCAATTGGCATCTGGCCCCAGAGGAAGCCGCTTACATCGTGTCCGACAGCGGCGCGCGGGCCGTCATCTGCTCGTCCGGAGTGGGAGACCTGGCCGAACAGGTCGCCAAACTCGTCACCGGAGTCCAGCATTGGTACGCCTTTGGTGGTGTGGTCGATGGTTACGGCGACTACGCCGAGCTATTGCAGTCAGTGGGTGAGACCCGCCTTTCCGATCGGCCCCGCGGTTCGGAGATGCTCTACTCGTCGGGCACCACTGGCCGTCCCAAAGGGATTAAGCCGCATCTGATTCCGGGCCAGATCGACGAGGACGGTGACCCGCTCGTCGGACTGCTGCAGCACGCCTTCGGATTGACCGACAACGATGTGTACCTCTCACCGGCGCCGATCTACCACACCGCGCCCCTGAAGTGGTGTGGTGCTGTGCAGGCGTTGGGCGGCACGGTCGTGCTGATGGAACGGTTCGATGCCGAGCAGACGCTGGCCGCCATCGCAAAGTACCGGGTCACCGCGACGCAGATGGTGCCCACCATGTTCGTCCGGATGTTGCAGCTGCCCGCGGAGGTTCGTGAGCGCTACGACGTGTCGTCGCTGCGCCTAGCAGTACATGCCGCAGCGCCGTGCCCGCCCGAAGTCAAGGACGTGATGATCGACTGGTGGGGGCCGGTCCTCGTCGAGTACTACGGCGCCACCGAGCAACACGGTACGACGATCATCACCACCGACGAATGGCGGACCAAGCGCGGCTCGGTGGGCAAGGCCGCGATGGGGACACTGCACATTTGCGACGACGATGGAGTCGAGCTTCCGCCGGGGCAGGTCGGCACCATCTATTTCGAGCGTGAGGTCGCGCCGTTCGTCTACCACAACGATTCGGAGAAGACCGCCCAGTCACGCCACCATGAGCACGACAACTGGTGCACCGTAGGCGATCTCGGCTACGTAGATCAGGACGGCTACCTATTCCTCACCGACCGCAAGGCCTTCATGATCATCTCCGGCGGGGTGAACATCTACCCCCAGGAGATCGAGAATGTGCTGACCTTGCACCCCAAGGTGTTCGACGTTGCGGTCATCGGCATCCCGGACGCCGAGATGGGGGAGCAGGTCAAGGCCGTGGTGCAACTACGTGATGGAGAGCGGCCCTCGGAGGATCTCGCCGCCGAGATCATCGCCTACGTGCGTGAGCGCATCGCGCACTACAAGGCGCCCCGGTCCGTCGATTTCGTCGAAGAACTTCCCCGGCTGGCCACCGGAAAACTGGCCAAACGAGTTCTCATCAACCAGTACGTGGAGGCACAGCCATGA
- a CDS encoding cytochrome P450, producing MTTDTTQNRVDRPEFDPISVSTLEFWAQTAEEREPSFKILRDERPISWHPPIEGALMPPPIDGVWAVTRHEDIEYVSKHPELFCSGQGTQIEAVPPELLEQAESFLAMDGEKHSSLRRLISSVFTPRRLGVIRDQVNAQAVQIVDDLVKTKEGDFVEQVSKRLPMWSIYEMMGLDPELREEVTRHADGMVSWADPDVAAGREPMQVLIDSLFGLRTAAFDLAEQRRAKPTDDLMSQLVQAEVDGRRLTNDELGAFFVLLSVAGNDTTRNTTSLTTMALQQFPDQKDLLINDFDEHIHVAIEEFVRWSTPVMTFRRTATRDTVLRDQEIKEGDWLLMMYSSGNRDERVFTDPHKFDIGRKPNPHVSFGGGGPHYCMGAFLAKMQLESIFRELIFRAPTLRVGEPEYLRSNFMHAVKSLPYTLD from the coding sequence ATGACCACCGACACCACCCAGAATCGTGTCGATCGTCCGGAGTTCGACCCCATCAGCGTTTCGACCCTGGAGTTCTGGGCGCAGACCGCCGAGGAGCGGGAACCAAGCTTCAAGATCTTGCGTGACGAGCGCCCCATCAGCTGGCACCCCCCGATCGAGGGCGCTTTGATGCCGCCCCCCATCGACGGGGTGTGGGCCGTCACCCGCCATGAAGACATCGAATACGTGAGCAAACACCCGGAGCTGTTCTGTTCCGGGCAGGGCACCCAGATCGAGGCCGTCCCACCAGAGTTGCTCGAGCAAGCCGAGTCGTTCCTGGCGATGGATGGTGAGAAGCACTCCAGCCTGCGGCGGCTGATCAGTTCGGTGTTCACCCCACGACGGCTCGGCGTGATCCGCGATCAGGTGAACGCCCAGGCGGTGCAGATCGTCGACGATCTCGTGAAGACGAAGGAGGGCGACTTCGTCGAGCAGGTGTCCAAGCGGCTGCCCATGTGGTCGATTTACGAGATGATGGGATTGGACCCGGAACTGCGGGAAGAGGTGACCCGCCACGCGGACGGGATGGTGTCGTGGGCCGATCCGGATGTGGCAGCGGGTCGCGAACCTATGCAGGTGCTCATCGATTCGTTGTTTGGCCTGCGCACAGCAGCATTCGACTTGGCCGAGCAGCGTCGCGCGAAGCCCACCGACGACCTGATGTCGCAATTGGTCCAGGCAGAGGTGGACGGCCGTCGTCTGACCAATGACGAACTCGGGGCGTTCTTCGTGCTGCTGTCGGTTGCGGGCAACGACACCACCCGCAACACCACCAGCCTCACCACGATGGCGCTGCAGCAGTTCCCCGACCAGAAGGACCTGCTGATCAACGACTTCGACGAGCACATCCACGTCGCAATCGAGGAGTTCGTGCGCTGGAGCACCCCGGTGATGACGTTCCGCCGCACAGCGACCCGAGATACGGTGCTGCGCGATCAGGAGATCAAGGAAGGCGATTGGCTCCTGATGATGTACTCGTCGGGTAACCGGGACGAGCGCGTCTTCACCGATCCACACAAGTTCGACATCGGTCGTAAACCGAACCCGCACGTGTCTTTTGGCGGTGGCGGACCGCACTACTGCATGGGTGCCTTCCTGGCCAAGATGCAACTCGAGTCGATCTTCCGGGAGTTGATCTTCCGTGCACCGACCCTGCGTGTCGGGGAGCCGGAGTATCTGCGAAGCAACTTCATGCACGCGGTCAAGTCACTGCCCTACACCCTGGATTAG
- a CDS encoding coniferyl-alcohol dehydrogenase, with the protein MSEFSNKRYVVTGAASGIGDATARKLLDVGAEVVSLDRNTPAARVSKHIEVDLSNPRAIDAAVEQLDGTYDGLMNIAGIPGTAPGDLVLAVNSLAVRHLTDAFLGRLTPGGTVTIVSSTAGFGWPERLDAIRDLLATKTFEEGAAWFKEHPQQGNAYNFSKEVTTVYAMSMGLVAAQKGLRVNAVLPGPVETPILVDFEETMGKDTLDGVKGLLGRHATADDIADVVVFLASDAARWINGQALAVDGGLTGAVAAGVIPKPEI; encoded by the coding sequence ATGTCTGAGTTCAGCAACAAGCGCTATGTCGTCACCGGAGCGGCCTCCGGGATCGGTGACGCCACGGCCCGCAAACTGCTCGACGTGGGAGCCGAGGTGGTCTCCCTGGACCGGAACACGCCTGCCGCACGGGTTTCCAAGCACATCGAGGTCGATCTGTCGAACCCGCGTGCGATCGATGCGGCCGTCGAACAACTCGACGGGACCTACGACGGGCTGATGAACATCGCCGGCATTCCGGGCACCGCTCCGGGTGATCTGGTCTTGGCGGTCAACAGCCTCGCAGTCCGGCACCTCACAGACGCGTTCCTCGGGCGGCTCACACCCGGCGGCACCGTCACCATCGTGTCCTCGACGGCCGGATTCGGCTGGCCCGAACGCCTCGATGCCATTCGTGACCTCCTTGCCACCAAGACTTTCGAAGAGGGCGCGGCGTGGTTCAAGGAACACCCACAGCAGGGCAACGCCTACAACTTCTCCAAGGAGGTCACCACCGTCTACGCCATGTCGATGGGCTTGGTTGCGGCGCAAAAGGGACTACGCGTCAACGCGGTGCTGCCGGGCCCGGTCGAAACGCCCATCCTCGTCGACTTCGAGGAAACCATGGGTAAAGACACCCTTGACGGGGTCAAGGGGCTGCTGGGCCGGCACGCGACCGCTGACGACATCGCAGACGTGGTCGTGTTCCTGGCTTCCGACGCCGCCCGGTGGATCAACGGCCAGGCCCTCGCCGTGGACGGCGGTCTTACTGGCGCCGTCGCCGCAGGTGTCATTCCCAAACCCGAAATCTGA
- a CDS encoding aldehyde dehydrogenase family protein, which produces MTIQTDQPTLAGVRDDLQQVFASGRTKPLQWRLAQLAGIERLCQEQESAIAEALAADLGRSPVEAWLGDIASTVAEATYARKHLKKWMRRKRVGLPLAQKPGRGWVQYDPLGVVLIIGPWNYPLYLSLGPLVAAVAAGNCAVVKPSELAPATSALLARLIPRYLDGDAVKVVEGDAQTTQSLLAQGFDHALFTGGTEVGRKIMAAAAPTLTPVTLELGGKSPVIVAADADLDVTARRIAWVKLLNSGQTCIAPDYVLVERSVRDALVAKIVDTLRAFRAGDTPSLRIVNERQFDRLASLIATTTGEIAAGGGTDRAALRIEPTVIVDPAPTDPVMSEEIFGPILPILTVESAEAAVKFVNARPKPLALYVFTKSGQGARRLIDAIPSGGAVINQIAMHCLVPQLPFGGVGASGMGAYHGRWGFEALSHRRAVLAKPSKPDPSLVYPPYTDRALKIMRRLF; this is translated from the coding sequence ATGACAATTCAGACCGACCAGCCCACGCTTGCTGGAGTGCGGGACGATCTCCAGCAGGTATTCGCCTCGGGCCGGACCAAGCCGCTTCAGTGGCGGCTGGCTCAGCTTGCCGGTATCGAGCGCCTGTGTCAGGAACAGGAATCGGCCATCGCCGAGGCGCTCGCCGCAGACCTCGGCCGGTCGCCCGTGGAGGCGTGGCTCGGTGACATTGCCTCCACCGTCGCCGAGGCCACGTACGCGCGCAAGCACCTCAAGAAGTGGATGCGCCGCAAGCGGGTCGGTCTGCCCCTGGCCCAAAAGCCGGGCCGCGGCTGGGTGCAGTACGACCCGCTCGGTGTCGTTCTGATCATCGGGCCCTGGAACTACCCGCTCTACCTGAGCTTGGGGCCTTTGGTGGCGGCCGTGGCCGCGGGCAACTGTGCCGTGGTCAAGCCGTCCGAACTGGCACCGGCCACCTCTGCGCTTTTGGCGCGGCTGATTCCGCGGTATCTCGACGGCGACGCCGTCAAGGTGGTCGAGGGCGATGCGCAAACCACCCAGTCGCTGTTGGCTCAGGGGTTCGATCACGCGTTGTTCACCGGTGGCACCGAGGTCGGGCGCAAGATCATGGCCGCCGCAGCCCCCACGCTGACGCCGGTCACCCTGGAACTCGGCGGCAAGAGCCCGGTCATCGTGGCTGCCGACGCCGACCTGGACGTCACCGCCCGGCGGATCGCGTGGGTGAAACTGCTCAACTCGGGTCAGACCTGCATCGCTCCCGATTACGTTCTCGTCGAGCGTTCGGTTCGTGACGCCCTGGTCGCCAAGATCGTGGACACACTACGAGCGTTCCGCGCCGGCGATACTCCGTCGCTGCGGATCGTCAACGAGCGTCAGTTCGACCGGCTCGCCTCCCTGATCGCCACGACGACCGGCGAGATCGCCGCCGGCGGCGGCACGGACCGGGCGGCGCTACGTATCGAGCCCACGGTGATCGTCGATCCGGCACCCACCGATCCCGTCATGAGCGAGGAGATCTTCGGTCCGATACTGCCGATTCTCACCGTCGAATCGGCGGAAGCCGCGGTGAAGTTTGTCAACGCACGGCCAAAGCCGTTGGCGCTGTATGTATTCACCAAGTCCGGGCAGGGCGCTCGCCGGCTGATCGACGCGATCCCGTCGGGCGGTGCGGTCATCAACCAGATCGCGATGCACTGCTTGGTTCCCCAGCTGCCGTTCGGTGGGGTTGGGGCCAGCGGCATGGGGGCGTATCACGGTCGGTGGGGATTCGAGGCACTCAGTCACCGGCGTGCGGTGCTCGCCAAGCCCAGTAAGCCCGACCCGTCGCTGGTCTACCCGCCCTACACCGACCGCGCGCTGAAGATCATGAGGAGGTTGTTCTGA
- a CDS encoding ferredoxin: MTVRVDKTKCSGIGMCEVTAPTVFEVGDDGQSHVIDENPPASERAAVEEAISNCPTGALSMD; the protein is encoded by the coding sequence ATGACTGTTCGAGTCGACAAGACCAAGTGTTCGGGCATCGGGATGTGCGAAGTCACCGCGCCCACGGTGTTCGAAGTCGGCGACGACGGGCAATCGCATGTGATCGACGAAAACCCGCCCGCCTCCGAGAGGGCTGCCGTCGAGGAGGCGATTTCAAACTGCCCGACCGGCGCTCTGTCGATGGATTGA
- a CDS encoding FAD-dependent oxidoreductase, with amino-acid sequence MTFVITQNCCNDASCVPVCPVDCIRPVPSTDGTGSTMLYIDPASCVDCGACEAECPVGAIYFEDDVPVSQTDFLDINADYFTRNPLAVRAVAPEVGHRAVEPGALRVAIVGTGPAACYAAAELMRTDGVEVNMFERLPTPFGLIRSGVAPDHQRTKGVVSIFEPALAHPNLRCYFNVTVGDDISHQELLEHHHAVIYGVGASSSRKLGIGGEELPGNHAAAEVVGWYNGHPDHADDVIDMSARRAVIIGNGNVALDVARVLLSATEQLAATDIAEHALRHLAESEIEEVVIVGRRGVADAAFSVGEFLALGELSGVDIVMTGETGDRPDSDFDGALKFDTAERYARRTPTGGNKRLVFRFGTTPVEVVGADRVEGLRVTATHGGAAADDEVIETGLVLRSVGYRGTALPGVPFDTERGVVPNERGRVTEGGDIVPGVYVTGWIKRGPRGFIGTNRTCAQETVAALIDDFRGGRLPEVAAPDAGIDAVLEASGVAPIDWAGWQRIDEEERRRGGETSKPRVKLVAVPDLVTAARE; translated from the coding sequence GTGACCTTCGTTATCACGCAAAACTGCTGCAACGACGCCAGTTGTGTCCCGGTCTGCCCGGTCGACTGCATCCGGCCGGTGCCGTCAACCGACGGTACTGGTTCGACCATGCTCTACATCGATCCGGCATCGTGCGTCGACTGCGGTGCGTGCGAGGCCGAATGTCCGGTTGGGGCAATCTATTTCGAGGACGATGTGCCGGTCTCTCAGACGGACTTCCTCGACATCAACGCCGACTACTTCACCCGGAACCCGTTGGCGGTGCGTGCGGTCGCGCCGGAGGTCGGCCATCGAGCCGTCGAACCCGGCGCGTTGCGGGTGGCCATCGTGGGAACCGGCCCCGCGGCCTGCTACGCGGCCGCCGAGCTGATGCGCACCGACGGCGTCGAGGTCAACATGTTCGAGCGGCTGCCGACGCCGTTCGGCCTCATCCGCTCCGGTGTGGCACCCGATCACCAGCGCACCAAGGGTGTCGTCTCGATCTTCGAACCGGCACTGGCGCACCCGAATCTGCGGTGCTACTTCAATGTCACGGTAGGTGACGATATTTCGCACCAGGAGCTGCTCGAGCATCATCATGCGGTGATCTACGGTGTCGGCGCCTCCTCGAGCAGGAAGCTGGGCATCGGCGGTGAGGAGCTGCCCGGAAACCACGCCGCCGCTGAGGTCGTCGGCTGGTACAACGGTCACCCCGACCACGCCGACGATGTGATCGACATGTCCGCTCGCCGAGCGGTCATCATCGGCAACGGCAACGTCGCCCTCGATGTCGCCAGGGTTCTGCTCAGCGCGACCGAGCAACTCGCTGCCACCGACATCGCTGAGCATGCACTACGGCACCTCGCGGAGAGCGAGATCGAAGAGGTGGTGATCGTGGGACGCCGTGGCGTCGCCGACGCGGCCTTTTCTGTCGGTGAGTTCCTCGCACTGGGCGAGCTGTCCGGCGTGGATATCGTCATGACCGGAGAAACGGGCGATCGACCCGACTCGGACTTCGACGGGGCGCTGAAATTCGACACCGCCGAACGTTATGCCCGCCGGACCCCGACAGGCGGCAACAAGCGGTTGGTGTTCCGGTTCGGAACCACACCCGTGGAGGTGGTGGGAGCGGACCGGGTCGAAGGACTGCGGGTCACCGCGACCCACGGGGGCGCCGCTGCCGACGATGAGGTCATCGAGACTGGGCTGGTTCTCCGGTCGGTGGGTTACCGCGGAACGGCGCTGCCTGGTGTGCCTTTCGACACCGAACGCGGTGTGGTGCCCAACGAACGTGGTCGGGTCACCGAGGGCGGGGACATCGTGCCCGGCGTCTACGTCACTGGCTGGATCAAACGGGGTCCGCGGGGCTTCATCGGAACCAATCGAACGTGCGCCCAGGAGACCGTCGCAGCGCTGATCGACGACTTCCGCGGTGGGCGACTTCCCGAGGTCGCCGCTCCCGACGCCGGTATTGACGCCGTGTTGGAAGCAAGCGGTGTCGCACCCATCGATTGGGCCGGCTGGCAGCGCATCGACGAGGAAGAGCGACGCCGGGGTGGCGAGACCTCGAAGCCTCGCGTCAAGCTGGTCGCCGTGCCCGACTTGGTGACGGCGGCACGGGAGTAG
- a CDS encoding nuclear transport factor 2 family protein — MTTAHPTDPNFAKAYSAAWTSDPDAMVGYFAADGVYTDVALDGRYQGHEEIARFHRFMLKFTSDTVIEFGDTHASDGRLYAKWVWSGSFDGPLRLRSGKLIDAMGTQFSVPGVAVCTYDANGKLTSHDDYWDLATVLDQAGVPIG, encoded by the coding sequence ATGACAACAGCTCACCCGACCGACCCGAACTTCGCCAAGGCGTACTCGGCCGCCTGGACCTCCGATCCCGATGCGATGGTGGGGTACTTTGCCGCCGACGGGGTCTACACCGATGTCGCGCTGGACGGGCGGTACCAGGGCCACGAAGAGATCGCACGCTTTCATCGGTTCATGCTCAAGTTCACGTCCGATACGGTGATCGAATTCGGTGACACCCACGCTTCCGATGGCCGGCTGTATGCAAAGTGGGTGTGGAGCGGAAGCTTCGACGGCCCGCTGCGCCTCCGGTCGGGGAAGCTGATCGATGCCATGGGCACCCAATTCAGCGTGCCGGGTGTGGCTGTGTGTACCTATGACGCGAACGGCAAGCTAACCTCACACGACGATTACTGGGACCTGGCCACTGTCCTGGACCAGGCCGGGGTGCCGATCGGCTAA
- a CDS encoding phosphotransferase family protein — MVNYSSAPAPTTAADVTTGWLTRCLQQAGHDVEVTDFRAQPIGNGMMAAAQRFTMTFTGEAKTAPKTLVLKYAPDGEASRRTGRLGFGFAGRPGFYEQEVRFYRDLAPKLEVRVPRSYAQWIAPECDQFVLLLEDIAPASPGDEFAALQPAELHGAMVNLAGLHAPLWNGPFPEGDNLLKPPTAEEGLRYQRIVARNIEHFRSALGIEPRSATDRVLGRFVERADRWWVSAGRPKSLVHGDYRPDNMLLPTCGASRPVVVDWQTVSVAHSGRDLGGFLGASTPTDVRREHQHDLLRTYQARLAELGVTGYSAEDCLLDLRLGAFHGLQNNVSIARAVDMNERGWRLVTTWLDRLLATFDDLDSLDALDDLEALS; from the coding sequence TTGGTCAACTACTCGAGTGCGCCCGCCCCCACGACGGCCGCGGACGTCACCACGGGGTGGCTGACAAGGTGTTTGCAGCAGGCCGGCCATGATGTCGAAGTCACTGACTTCCGAGCACAGCCGATCGGCAACGGCATGATGGCCGCGGCCCAGCGCTTCACGATGACGTTCACCGGCGAAGCGAAGACCGCCCCGAAAACCCTTGTGCTCAAGTACGCCCCGGACGGCGAGGCAAGCCGGCGCACCGGCCGCCTGGGGTTTGGCTTCGCGGGCCGCCCGGGCTTCTACGAGCAGGAAGTACGGTTCTACCGCGATCTCGCACCGAAGCTCGAGGTCCGGGTGCCGCGAAGCTACGCGCAGTGGATTGCGCCCGAGTGCGACCAGTTTGTCCTGCTGCTCGAGGATATTGCGCCCGCAAGTCCCGGCGACGAGTTCGCCGCACTCCAGCCGGCCGAGTTGCACGGAGCGATGGTCAATCTCGCCGGCCTGCACGCCCCGCTCTGGAACGGACCCTTCCCAGAAGGGGACAACCTGCTCAAACCACCGACGGCGGAAGAGGGCCTGCGTTACCAGCGGATAGTGGCGCGCAATATCGAGCACTTTCGCAGCGCGCTCGGGATCGAGCCGAGAAGCGCGACCGACCGGGTCCTCGGCCGCTTTGTCGAGCGCGCCGATCGTTGGTGGGTGTCGGCGGGGCGCCCGAAGAGTTTGGTGCACGGCGACTACCGGCCGGACAACATGTTGCTTCCGACGTGCGGCGCAAGCCGGCCGGTCGTGGTGGACTGGCAAACAGTGTCGGTCGCCCATTCGGGCCGGGACCTCGGCGGCTTTCTCGGTGCATCGACCCCCACTGATGTGCGCCGGGAGCACCAACACGATCTGCTGCGTACCTACCAGGCTCGCCTGGCCGAGCTTGGCGTGACCGGTTATTCGGCGGAGGATTGCCTGCTGGACCTCCGGCTGGGCGCCTTCCACGGATTGCAGAACAACGTGTCGATAGCGCGGGCGGTGGATATGAACGAACGTGGCTGGCGGCTGGTCACGACGTGGCTCGACCGGTTGCTTGCGACCTTCGATGATCTCGACTCGCTCGACGCCCTCGACGATTTGGAGGCACTGTCATGA
- a CDS encoding phosphotransferase family protein, protein MTEPNAPTIEAAPSMCDQPATVADWLERNGQQVHGPVTIARVGFGQSNITSCVTDQSGREWILREPPPGKAMSTAHDVHREARIISSLAASGIPVPRVVGTGQSPSGTSFFVMDRVSGRALETEQDAEELTLEQRQDVGHQVASILGRLHTLDTDVLGLPESRTPYLERQIRRVTQAWDANGRESRHDAGWQTLRDNLVRSAPPQGRSVVMHGDFRLSNTLIDDGTVTAVLDWELTAIGDPLADLAWLLDDWRAPEDPAIVMPSPTRAGGFPDREEMVRIYSEVSGVPIDRIDYYRAFSQWRAASLLQGVLIRRRKGMMGDHGAVDLGDLDTSIATLLTSAAAHLRQV, encoded by the coding sequence ATGACCGAGCCCAACGCGCCGACCATCGAGGCGGCGCCATCGATGTGCGACCAGCCCGCCACGGTGGCGGATTGGCTTGAACGCAACGGCCAACAGGTGCACGGTCCGGTAACGATCGCACGGGTGGGTTTCGGGCAATCGAACATCACGTCGTGCGTGACCGATCAGTCTGGGCGGGAGTGGATCCTGCGCGAGCCGCCGCCGGGCAAGGCGATGAGCACCGCCCATGACGTCCATCGTGAAGCCCGCATCATTTCGTCGCTGGCTGCCAGCGGAATTCCGGTACCGCGTGTCGTCGGGACCGGACAGTCGCCCAGTGGCACCTCGTTTTTCGTGATGGATCGGGTCAGCGGTCGTGCCTTGGAGACCGAGCAGGACGCCGAGGAACTGACGCTCGAGCAGCGTCAAGACGTCGGACACCAGGTTGCATCCATCCTGGGGCGTCTGCACACCCTCGACACCGATGTGCTGGGCCTTCCCGAGTCTCGCACGCCGTACCTCGAACGACAGATTCGGCGCGTCACGCAGGCCTGGGACGCCAACGGGCGTGAGAGCCGCCACGATGCTGGATGGCAAACGCTACGCGACAATTTGGTTCGATCCGCCCCGCCGCAGGGTCGCTCGGTGGTGATGCACGGCGACTTCCGCCTGTCGAACACCCTGATCGACGACGGCACGGTCACCGCGGTACTTGATTGGGAGTTGACCGCCATCGGTGACCCGCTCGCCGATCTCGCCTGGCTGCTCGACGACTGGCGCGCACCGGAAGACCCGGCCATCGTGATGCCGAGTCCCACGCGCGCTGGGGGATTCCCCGACCGCGAGGAGATGGTCCGCATCTACAGCGAGGTCTCCGGTGTGCCGATCGACCGCATCGACTACTACCGTGCGTTCTCCCAATGGCGGGCCGCCAGCCTGCTGCAGGGAGTGCTGATTCGACGCCGCAAGGGCATGATGGGCGACCACGGAGCCGTCGACCTCGGTGACCTCGACACCTCGATTGCGACGCTCCTGACGTCCGCTGCCGCACACCTCCGGCAGGTGTGA